Proteins from a single region of Thermococcus sp. 21S7:
- a CDS encoding GMC family oxidoreductase N-terminal domain-containing protein yields the protein ELFVSELQTVNPLSRSFVKAGRELQIQHNDDFNGERQEGVGLYQVTQNRGRRWSSAKAFLESALDRPNLEVITDARVTRVVMDGRRAIGVSYRRNNKYKQARLNPAGEVLLSGGAVNSPQILMLSGVGA from the coding sequence GTGAACTGTTTGTCAGCGAATTGCAGACGGTCAACCCGCTCAGCCGATCCTTCGTCAAGGCGGGGCGCGAACTGCAGATCCAGCATAATGATGATTTCAACGGCGAGCGTCAGGAAGGGGTCGGCCTTTATCAGGTTACCCAGAACCGCGGGCGGCGCTGGAGTTCGGCAAAGGCGTTTCTGGAAAGCGCGCTGGACCGGCCGAATCTGGAGGTCATCACCGATGCGCGGGTGACCCGCGTGGTGATGGACGGGCGGCGCGCGATCGGCGTGTCCTACAGGCGGAACAACAAATACAAGCAGGCGCGGCTGAACCCTGCGGGTGAGGTTCTGCTGTCTGGCGGCGCGGTGAATTCGCCGCAGATATTGATGCTCTCGGGCGTCGGCGCA